A genomic window from Pseudoalteromonas piratica includes:
- a CDS encoding efflux RND transporter periplasmic adaptor subunit produces the protein MKNLFIICLALFASLSFANVSSPNLVNELTQSPAKSTKFVCPMHSHIVKDHPGKCPICGMDLVELSAPESSEEVAISVSGHTQQSMALTKAPVERSTLWRFIETFGKVEYDENGLTHIHPRATGWVENLQVKTLGARVKKGELLYEIYAPELIVAQDDYLSLLKTNPTNKGLKERGRTRLRLLGMSEKLIDQVEKSKESLFRVPYYAPHDAIVSELGIREGMYVQPAVKLMTLADLSQVWVLADVFEHQIDWVENGKWVEFDLPAIGVYAIEGKIEYIYPALDPKTRTLKVRLSLNNENGSFKPDMLANVRIYGGPKEDVLNIPVEALIRTGKQNRVVVEQHDGTFVSREVMVGMITQGRAEIMQGLAQGEQVVTSGQFLIDSESNIRSAILKMSQDGKSAKAMQSHQH, from the coding sequence ATGAAAAATTTATTCATTATTTGCTTAGCGCTTTTTGCAAGCCTGAGTTTTGCAAATGTGTCATCACCTAACTTGGTAAATGAATTGACACAATCACCCGCTAAAAGCACCAAGTTTGTTTGTCCAATGCACAGCCATATTGTGAAAGATCACCCAGGCAAATGCCCCATTTGTGGTATGGACTTGGTGGAGCTTTCAGCACCTGAAAGTAGTGAAGAGGTTGCTATTTCAGTGTCAGGGCATACTCAGCAGAGCATGGCGTTAACTAAAGCACCCGTTGAGCGCTCTACTTTATGGCGTTTTATTGAGACCTTCGGCAAGGTTGAGTATGACGAAAATGGCCTAACCCATATTCACCCAAGAGCAACGGGCTGGGTTGAAAACCTACAAGTAAAAACGTTAGGTGCGCGCGTAAAAAAAGGTGAGTTACTTTATGAAATTTATGCGCCTGAGTTAATCGTTGCTCAAGACGATTATTTATCCCTGCTTAAAACAAATCCAACCAATAAAGGCCTGAAAGAGCGAGGCCGCACACGTTTACGTTTATTAGGTATGTCTGAAAAACTAATCGACCAAGTTGAGAAAAGTAAAGAGTCACTGTTTCGCGTGCCTTACTATGCACCACATGATGCGATAGTGTCTGAGCTTGGCATTCGTGAAGGTATGTATGTGCAGCCAGCAGTAAAGCTAATGACCTTGGCTGATCTTTCACAGGTGTGGGTGTTAGCCGATGTGTTTGAGCATCAAATTGATTGGGTGGAAAATGGTAAGTGGGTTGAGTTTGACCTACCTGCGATTGGTGTTTATGCCATTGAAGGTAAGATTGAATATATCTATCCAGCGCTTGATCCTAAAACGCGTACATTAAAGGTTAGGTTGTCTTTAAATAATGAAAACGGTTCATTTAAGCCAGATATGCTAGCAAATGTGCGCATTTATGGTGGCCCGAAAGAAGATGTGCTTAATATTCCGGTTGAAGCGCTTATTCGCACCGGCAAGCAGAATAGAGTAGTTGTAGAACAACACGATGGCACGTTTGTCTCGCGTGAAGTGATGGTGGGCATGATCACCCAAGGCCGCGCTGAAATTATGCAAGGGCTAGCACAAGGTGAACAAGTGGTAACTTCTGGCCAATTCTTAATAGATAGCGAATCGAACATTCGCTCAGCTATTTTGAAAATGAGTCAAGATGGCAAATCAGCCAAAGCAATGCAGTCGCATCAACATTAG
- a CDS encoding DMT family transporter encodes MLKNQKHAILYALSAVFLWSTVATAFKLALMQLTPLQLVFYASAFSWLFLAIFLLVNGDYQYVKTAFLSKPLLYLKLGVLNPFLYYLILFKAYDLLPAQQAQALNYTWAIALSLLAVPMLGQRLRKTDIAALMFAYLGVLIISTKGQFTELNFESPLGVGLALLSTLLWALYWIFSTKNTDKPVISLFICFSIGLPFIALVLSWQNAWQIPTVKAWLAAAYVGLFEMGITFVLWLMAMKKAENTASVSNLIFISPFLSLIFIFTFLGEAIHPATIIGLGFIICGLAIQKLIKSK; translated from the coding sequence ATGCTAAAGAACCAAAAACACGCTATTTTATATGCCTTGTCAGCAGTTTTTTTATGGTCGACTGTTGCCACTGCATTTAAACTCGCATTAATGCAGCTAACACCATTGCAGCTAGTATTTTATGCCTCTGCATTTAGCTGGTTGTTTTTGGCAATTTTTTTGCTCGTGAATGGTGATTACCAATACGTAAAAACAGCTTTTTTGAGCAAACCCTTACTGTACTTAAAGCTCGGTGTGCTCAACCCATTTTTATATTACTTAATTCTGTTTAAAGCATACGACCTGCTACCCGCACAACAAGCCCAAGCACTAAATTATACTTGGGCAATTGCGTTAAGCCTGCTAGCTGTGCCAATGCTCGGACAACGCCTTCGAAAAACCGACATTGCCGCACTAATGTTTGCTTATTTAGGTGTACTGATTATTAGCACAAAGGGTCAATTTACCGAATTAAACTTTGAAAGCCCGCTGGGAGTTGGTCTTGCGCTATTATCCACGCTTCTTTGGGCGCTATATTGGATTTTTAGTACTAAGAATACGGATAAGCCAGTAATTAGCTTATTTATCTGTTTTTCTATCGGCTTACCATTTATTGCCCTCGTTCTTAGTTGGCAAAATGCATGGCAAATACCAACAGTTAAAGCCTGGTTGGCCGCCGCTTATGTCGGGTTATTTGAAATGGGAATTACGTTTGTGTTGTGGTTAATGGCAATGAAAAAAGCTGAAAACACTGCGAGTGTAAGCAACTTAATATTTATATCGCCCTTTTTATCACTTATATTTATCTTTACTTTTTTGGGTGAAGCGATTCACCCGGCAACAATAATTGGTTTGGGATTCATTATTTGTGGCTTGGCTATTCAAAAATTAATAAAGTCTAAATAA